A segment of the Sporichthyaceae bacterium genome:
TCCAGGCCGGCCCGAGCGCGGGCCACCAGGGCGTCGGGGTCCGCCCGCAGCGCTCCGATGGCCCCGAGCGCTTTCGCCCGGTCGCCGGCTGCACCCGGGCCGAACATGTCCGGCGCGAAGACCACGAACCCGAGGTCGACGTAGCGAGCGGCCTGGTCGGCGATGTGCGCATCGAGTCCCCCCGCGCCGTGGACCAGCAGCAACCCCGGCCGGCGGTCCGACCGGCTCTCGTCGAGCCACAGTTGACCGGTGAGCGCGGTGTCCCCGTCAAGGTACGGAATCTCACGACTGACCAGCCCCATCGCTTCCCCCTTCGGTCGGCCTCGGCTACTCGGCCAAGGCGTCATGCAGGTAGCCGGCTGTCGTCTCGCTGTAGGCCACCAGACGGATCCGGCGAACTCGAGTCGTTGCCTCCCGGATCGCCGCAACCGCCACCCGTGCTGCTGCCCCCGATGGGTAACCGTAGACACCGGTCGAGATCGCCGGGAAGGCGATGCTGGTCGCGCCCAGTTGGTCGGCGATCTCCAACGACCGCCGGTAACAGGAAGCCAGCACCTCTGGCTCGCCGCTCGTCCCGCCGTGCCACACCGGGCCGACGGTGTGGATCACGTGGCGGACCGGTGGGTCGAGGCCGAAGCCCGGCGTGGCCTTGGCGTCGCCGGGGGCGCACGGCGCCAACGCGCCCGCGGCGTGCGCGAGTTCCGGTCCCGCGGCGCGGTGAATCGCCCCGTCGACCCCGCCGCCGCCGCGCAAGCCGGAGTTGGCGGCGTTGACGATCGCGTCGACACGCTCGTGCGTGATGTCGCCGATGACGACCTCGATCTCGACCACGGCACAGATCGTAGGATCAAGCGTGTCCTTCGAATCCAGCCCGGCGTTGACCCTTCCGACCGGCGACGGCGTCCTGCCTGATCACCTGCTCTCGGCGGCCGTGGCCGCCGGAGTAATCGACGCGGGCCAGTTCAAGATCCCGCGTTCGAACATCCAACCGGCCAGCCTCGACCTGCGGCTCGGCGAGGTCGCGTACCGCATCCAGTGCAGCTTCCTGCCGATGCAGCACAGCGTCGAGATGAGGATGAAGGACTTCATCGTCGACGAACTCGACCTGCACCGCGGCGGCGCGGTGCTGGAGACCGGCCGACCGTATCTGATCCCGCTCAAGGAGCGCCTGGCGCTGCCCGCGAACATGCGCGGCAAGGCGAACCCGAAGAGCTCCACCGGCCGCGCCGACGTGTTCACCCGGGTCATCACCGACAACAGTTCGCGGTTCGACGAGATCGACGCCGGCTACAACGGCGGGCTGTACCTGGAGGTCGTGCCGTTGTCGTTCCCGGTGCGGGTCCGCGAGGACCTGTCGCTGAACCAGATGCGGCTCTCGGTCGGTCGCGCCGAGTTGTCCGACGACGAACTGCGCGAGTTCCACCGCGCCGAGCCGATCCTGTTCTCCGACGGCGCCCCGGTCGCGGACGCCGACCTGGCGCTGGCCGACGGCCTGTTCCTCGGCCTTGACCTGCGCGGCCGTGGGCGCTCGGTCGGTTACCGCGCCCGCCACAGCGCACCGCTGCTCGACCTCACCCAGATCGGCGTGGCCGACCCGGCCGCGTACTGGGAGAACGTGCCGCACTCCGACCGTGACCGATTGATCCTGACGCCGAAGGACTTCTACCTGCTGATGTCGCGCGAGGCCGTGCGGGTACCGCCGCGACTGGCGGCGGAAATGACCGCCTACGACCCGACCAGTGGCGAATTGCGCACCCATTACGCCGGATTCTTCGACCCGGGATTCGGCTACGACCCGTCGGATGCATTCCTCGGTTCGACCGCCGCGCTCGAGGTGCGGGCCCAC
Coding sequences within it:
- a CDS encoding O-acetyl-ADP-ribose deacetylase, with translation MVEIEVVIGDITHERVDAIVNAANSGLRGGGGVDGAIHRAAGPELAHAAGALAPCAPGDAKATPGFGLDPPVRHVIHTVGPVWHGGTSGEPEVLASCYRRSLEIADQLGATSIAFPAISTGVYGYPSGAAARVAVAAIREATTRVRRIRLVAYSETTAGYLHDALAE
- a CDS encoding 2'-deoxycytidine 5'-triphosphate deaminase, which translates into the protein MSFESSPALTLPTGDGVLPDHLLSAAVAAGVIDAGQFKIPRSNIQPASLDLRLGEVAYRIQCSFLPMQHSVEMRMKDFIVDELDLHRGGAVLETGRPYLIPLKERLALPANMRGKANPKSSTGRADVFTRVITDNSSRFDEIDAGYNGGLYLEVVPLSFPVRVREDLSLNQMRLSVGRAELSDDELREFHRAEPILFSDGAPVADADLALADGLFLGLDLRGRGRSVGYRARHSAPLLDLTQIGVADPAAYWENVPHSDRDRLILTPKDFYLLMSREAVRVPPRLAAEMTAYDPTSGELRTHYAGFFDPGFGYDPSDAFLGSTAALEVRAHDVPFMIEHRQRVCKLTFERMLAEPSHLYGQGIGSNYQRQTETLGKHFRMPSSG